Proteins encoded together in one Impatiens glandulifera chromosome 1, dImpGla2.1, whole genome shotgun sequence window:
- the LOC124920143 gene encoding 40S ribosomal protein S15: MADIDPEIAAGQPKKRTFKKFSYRGVDLDALLDMSTDELVKHFNARQRRRFQRGLKRKPMALIKKLRKAKREAPSGEKPDLVKTHLRNMIIVPEMIGSVIGVYNGKTFNQIEIKPEMIGHYLAEFSISYKPVKHGRPGIGATHSSRFIPLK; this comes from the exons ATG GCGGACATTGATCCCGAGATCGCTGCTGGACAGCCTAAGAAAAGGACGTTCAAGAAGTTCAGTTACAGAGGTGTTGATTTGGATGCGCTTCTTGATATGTCAACTGATGAGCTCGTCAAGCACTTCAATGCTCGACAACGAAGAAG GTTCCAGAGAGGTTTGAAGAGGAAGCCAATGGCTTTGATTAAGAAACTTCGCAAAGCG AAACGTGAGGCTCCATCTGGTGAGAAGCCCGATCTTGTGAAAACCCATCTTAGAAACATGATCATTGTCCCCGAGATGATAGGTAGCGTCATTGGTGTTTACAATGGAAAGACTTTCAACCAGATTGAGATCAAGCCAGAAATGATTGGTCATTACCTTGCTGAGTTCTCGATCTCGTACAAGCCAGTCAAGCATGGGAGGCCCGGTATCGGTGCTACCCACTCTTCAAGGTTTATTCCTCTTAAGTGA
- the LOC124919491 gene encoding CRM-domain containing factor CFM3A, chloroplastic/mitochondrial-like: MNLVPSGRQFYPATTFLDSFHTTTFKHQFTVRFLFLRYGSSFSSPPPLKNLIVCSRRYEASPNSVPDRRSPGKNNFNRNRNFSVSPEEESSSFSQDTRGKNWLDKWSTDKSNRPRPPRETLNYRSRNNGNVNVGEGGTTMERIVEKLRKFGYIDDVRKGEEERRVIEKGSIEDIFYVEDGMLPNSRGGFSEDSPLGMEPGFGIESVKEGVMFPWEKPMNKEDENANSIRQKSRTHLAELTLPESELRRLKNLTLRIKNKMRITGAGVTQEVVDKIKDKWKSEEIVRLKIEGPSALNMKRMHEILERKTGGLVIWRSGASVALYRGVSYQSPSPRQSKWENDSPSPRQSKWENDVKEISRVSHNVSDVSIEPKSVVNSHVDRVEEKDNLELPQKVEYENEIDELLESLGPRYTDWPGDGPLPVDADLLPGIVPSYRPPFRVLPYGMRSTLSVKEATALRRLARVLPPHFALGRSRQHQGLALAMIKLWENSSIAKVALKRGVQLTVSERMAEDIKRLTGSMLLSRNKDFLVFYRGKDFLSPEVAEVLLEKERLAISLQDEEEQARLRASASITHIADKKTDIGTTGTLSESVNANARWGKKLDENYEVKVMQEAEVSRHTNLVRKLEYKLSFAERKVQKAEKALTKVELSLLPSERKADPNSITDEERFMFRKLGLRMKAFLLLGRRGVFDGTVENMHLHWKYRELVKIIVKAKNFEQAKNISLSLEAESGGVLVSVDKISKGYGIIVFRGKNYERPSLLRPKNLLTKRKALARSIELQRREALLHHISTLQARANKIRSEIGEMAKVREFDDEELYDKLDSAYPTDDEEDSEVEGDDEDHLQTYETEDDDDDETSASSPVNDIQSEDDDDEDETSASSPVNDIQSEDDSIQFQTSFPYRFNIRESGTEPEEYFSDDDDDDNQHIHEKQIEERIF, translated from the exons ATGAATCTTGTCCCAAGCGGCCGCCAATTCTATCCGGCAACAACTTTCTTAGACTCATTCCACACCACAACCTTCAAGCACCAATTTACAGTTCGCTTTCTATTCTTGAGGTACggttcttccttttcttctcctcctccgtTAAAGAATCTAATCGTTTGCTCAAGGCGTTATGAGGCTAGCCCGAATTCTGTCCCCGACAGACGCTCACCaggaaaaaacaatttcaatagGAATAGGAACTTCAGTGTTTCACCTGAAGAAGAATCATCATCATTTTCGCAAGATACTCGTGGAAAGAATTGGTTAGATAAATGGAGTACAGACAAATCTAATCGGCCTAGACCTCCTCGAGAAACGCTGAATTATCGTAGTCGTAACAATGGAAATGTTAATGTTGGTGAAGGTGGTACTACAATGGAGAGGATTGTTGAGAAATTAAGGAAATTTGGGTATATAGATGATGTGAGGAAAGGGGAGGAGGAAAGAAGAGTGATAGAGAAAGGGTCTATTGAGGATATATTTTATGTTGAGGATGGTATGTTGCCTAATTCTCGAGGTGGTTTTTCGGAGGACTCGCCTTTGGGGATGGAACCGGGGTTTGGAATTGAAAGTGTTAAGGAGGGTGTCATGTTTCCATGGGAGAAGCCAATGAATAAGGAAGATGAAAACGCCAATTCGATTAGGCAAAAGAGTAGAACACATTTAGCTGAATTGACTCTTCCTGAGTCTGAATTGAGGAGGCTGAAGAATTTGACATTGCGAATAAAGAATAAGATGAGAATCACAGGCGCAGGCGTCACTCAAGAAGTTGTAGACAAGATCAAGGATAAATGGAAGTCTGAGGAGATCGTGAGATTGAAAATCGAAGGTCCATCCGCTCTTAACATGAAGCGAATGCACGAGATATTAGAG AGGAAAACTGGGGGCTTGGTAATTTGGAGATCTGGCGCCTCTGTAGCTTTGTATAGAGGTGTGAGTTATCAATCACCTTCACCACGACAATCCAAGTGGGAAAATGACTCACCTTCACCGCGACAATCCAAATGGGAAAACGATGTAAAGGAGATATCAAGAGTTTCACATAATGTGAGTGATGTTTCTATAGAGCCGAAATCTGTCGTCAATTCACATGTTGATCGAGTTGAAGAGAAAGATAACTTGGAATTGCCACAAAAGGTAgaatatgaaaatgaaatagaCGAACTGTTGGAGAGTTTAGGTCCTAGATATACGGATTGGCCAGGGGATGGGCCTTTACCAGTTGATGCAGATTTGCTTCCTGGTATTGTTCCTAGCTATAGACCTCCTTTTAGGGTTCTTCCTTATGGGATGAGGTCTACTCTATCAGTTAAGGAAGCAACAGCTTTAAGAAGGCTTGCCAGAGTTCTCCCTCCTCATTTCGCGTTAG GCAGAAGCAGACAGCATCAGGGTCTTGCTCTTGCTATGATCAAGTTATGGGAAAATAGTTCAATTGCAAAGGTTGCACTGAAACGTGGTGTTCAGTTAACTGTTAGCGAGAGAATGGCTGAAGATATCAAG AGATTGACAGGGAGTATGCTTCTCTCCAGAAACAAAGATTTCTTGGTGTTCTACAGGGGAAAGGACTTTTTATCACCAGAGGTAGCAGAAGTATTACTTGAAAAAGAAAGACTGGCGATATCCCTGCAAGACGAAGAGGAACAAGCACGGTTGAGAGCTTCTGCCTCAATTACACACATTGCTGACAAAAAGACCGATATTGGAACTACTGGAACACTTTCTGAATCGGTGAATGCCAATGCCCGATGGGGAAAAAAGCTTGATGAAAATTACGAGGTAAAGGTGATGCAGGAAGCTGAAGTTTCAAGACATACCAACCTCGTAAGGAAGTTGGAATACAAGCTTTCCTTT GCTGAACGCAAGGTTCAAAAAGCTGAAAAGGCCTTAACCAAGGTAGAGCTGTCTCTATTGCCATCAGAACGGAAGGCAGATCCAAATAGCATAACCGACGAAGAGAGGTTCATGTTCCGCAAGCTTGGTTTAAGGATGAAGGCCTTCTTGCTTCTAG GTAGGCGTGGAGTTTTTGACGGTACAGTGGAGAACATGCACTTGCACTGGAAGTACCGTGAATTGGTAAAGATAATTGTAAAAGCTAAGAACTTTGAACAAGCGAAAAACATTTCCCTCTCTCTGGAAGCAGAAAGCGGTGGTGTTTTAGTATCTGTTGACAAAATCTCCAAAGGATATGGCATTATTGTTTTCCGAGGAAAGAATTATGAACGGCCTTCATTATTAAGGCCGAAGAATCTATTAACTAAGCGAAAGGCTCTGGCACGTTCAATTGAGCTTCAAAGACGCGAG GCTCTCCTACATCATATCTCAACCCTACAAGCAAGAGCTAACAAGATTCGATCAGAAATT GGAGAAATGGCTAAGGTGAGGGAGTTTGATGATGAAGAACTTTATGACAAACTTGATTCTGCTTATCCTACTGATGATGAGGAGGACAGTGAG GTGGAAGGAGACGATGAAGATCATCTTCAAACCTACGAAactgaggatgatgatgatgatgaaaccAGTGCCTCGAGCCCCGTCAATGATATTCAAtctgaggatgatgatgatgaagatgaaaccAGTGCCTCGAGCCCCGTCAATGATATTCAATCTGAGGATGATAGCATTCAGTTCCAAACAAGTTTCCCGTATAGATTCAACATTCGCGAATCTGGAACAGAGCCAGAAGAATACTTTagcgatgatgatgatgatgataaccAGCACATCCATGAAAAGCAAATTGAAGAAAGGATCTTTTAG